A portion of the Canis lupus baileyi chromosome 6, mCanLup2.hap1, whole genome shotgun sequence genome contains these proteins:
- the ADAM15 gene encoding disintegrin and metalloproteinase domain-containing protein 15 isoform X11, with translation MRLALLWALGLLGAGSPLTSRPLADIVPACNAGVLQAEKGGPVATSCAQCCFGCHLSQHPLGGPGGPAGGTEDEHARPERALGGPSEPQILRDHPMLSLAEMLQTNLPEAFRIKLELDGDSHILELLQNRDQVPGRPWLMRYQPDGIRVVSEGHTLENCCYQGRVQGHASSWVSVCTCSGLRGLVILSPERSYMLDLGPGDLQAPPNISRIQDLFLPGHTCALSRHASGPTQAPLEQPPGQHHSCTRRRRDVVAETKIIELVIVADHSETQRYPDSQQLLNRMLKVTFLLDTFFRPLNVRVVLVGLEAWTQHDLVEISQDPGLTLDNFLHWRRVDLLPRLPHDSAQLVTATSFSGPTVGMAVQNSICSPDFSGGVNMDHSTSVLGVASSIAHELGHSLGLDHDLPGNSCPCPGPAPAKSCIMEASTDFLPGLNFSNCSRQALEKALLDGMGSCLFERLPSLPSMATVCGNMFVEPGEQCDCGFPDDCTDPCCDYFTCQLRPGAQCASNGLCCQNCQLRPAGWQCRPARGDCDLPEFCPGDSSHCPPDVSLGDGEPCAGGQAVCVQGRCASYAQQCQALWGPGAQPTAPLCLIAANTRGDAFGSCGRSPNGSYMSCAPKDAMCGQLQCQGGQAQPLLGSARDLHWEVLEANGTQPRLNCSWVHLDLGDDVAQPLLALPGTACGPDLVCIDHQCQPVDVLRAQECRSKCHGHGVCDSKGHCHCEEGWAPPDCTSHVRATSSLTTGLPLSLLLVVVLVLLGASYWHRARLRQRLCQLKGPSCQYRAAQSGPSECPGPPQRVLLMPGAKAGILGFPAPPSRPLPPDPVPKRLQGPAKPPPPRKPLPANPQGRGPSGDLPGPGAGIPPLVVPSRPAPPPPAASSSLYL, from the exons ATGCGGCTGGCGCTGCTCtgggccctggggctcctgggcgCGGGCAGCCCTCTGACCTCACGGCCCCTCGCAGATATCG TCCCAGCATGCAATGCAGGAGTCCTTCAAGCAGAGAAGGGGGGGCCTGTGGCCACCAGCTGTGCCCAATGCTGCTTCGGCTGCCACCTCTCTCAGCACCCTCTCGGGGGTCCTGGGGGCCCTGCAGGTGGCACTGAGGACGAGCATGCAAGGCCAGAGAGGGCCCTGGGTGGACCCTCGGAGCCCCAGATCCTTCGGGACCACCCCATGCTCAGCCTAGCAGAGATGCTTCAG ACCAATCTTCCTGAGGCCTTTCGGATCAAATTAGAATTGGATGGTGACAGTCATATTCTGGAGCTGCTACAGAACAG GGACCAAGTCCCAGGCCGCCCATGGCTGATGCGGTACCAGCCTGATGGCATCCGTGTGGTCAGTGAGGGACACACTCTG GAGAACTGCTGCTACCAGGGAAGGGTGCAGGGCCACGCGAGCTCCTGGGTCTCTGTCTGCACCTGCTCGGGGCTCAG GGGTTTGGTGATCCTGTCCCCAGAGAGAAGTTATATGTTAGACCTTGGGCCTGGGGACCTGCAGGCCCCCCCAAACATCTCCCGGATCCAGGACCTCTTCCTGCCAGGCCACACCTGTGCCCTGAGCCGGCATGCATCTGggcccactcaggctcccctggaGCAGCCCCCGGGACAGCACCACAGCTGCACTCGG CGGCGGCGGGACGTGGTGGCAGAGACCAAGATTATTGAGCTGGTGATAGTGGCCGATCACTCTGAG ACGCAGAGGTACCCGGACTCCCAGCAGCTGCTGAACCGCATGCTGAAAGTGACCTTCCTCTTGGACACA TTCTTCCGGCCCCTGAATGTCCGGGTGGTGTTAGTGGGCCTGGAGGCCTGGACCCAGCACGACCTGGTGGAGATAAGCCAGGACCCAGGCCTCACACTGGACAATTTCCTCCACTGGCGCCGGGTGGACTTGCTGCCTCGACTGCCCCATGACAGTGCCCAGCTGGTGAC TGCTACTTCATTCTCTGGGCCCACAGTGGGCATGGCCGTTCAGAACTCCATCTGTTCTCCTGACTTCTCAGGAGGGGTGAATATG GACCACTCCACCAGTGTCCTGGGAGTTGCATCCTCAATAGCTCACGAGTTGGGCCACAGCCTGGGCCTGGACCACGACTTGCCCGGGAACAGCTGCCCTTGCCCTGGGCCGGCCCCTGCCAAGAGCTGCATCATGGAAGCTTCCACAGA CTTCCTGCCGGGCCTGAACTTCAGCAACTGCAGCCGGCAGGCCCTGGAGAAAGCCCTCCTGGATGGGATGGGCAGCTGCCTCTTTGAACGGCTTCCCAGCCTGCCCTCTATGGCCACTGTGTGCGGGAATATGTTTGTGGAGCCTGGAGAACAGTGTGATTGTGGCTTCCCGGAC GACTGCACTGACCCCTGCTGTGACTACTTCACCTGCCAGCTGAGGCCAGGGGCACAGTGTGCATCTAATGGGCTCTGCTGTCAAAACTGCCAG CTGCGCCCGGCTGGCTGGCAGTGCCGTCCTGCCCGAGGGGACTGCGACTTACCCGAGTTCTGTCCAGGAGACAGCTCCCATTGCCCTCCTGATGTCAGCCTGGGTGACGGCGAGCCATGTGCAGGGGGACAGGCTGTGTGTGTACAAGGGCGCTGTGCTTCCTACGCCCAGCAGTGCCAGGCTCTCTGGGGACCAGGAGCCCAGCCCACTGCACCACTTTGCCTCATTGCTGCCAATACTCGAGGGGATGCATTTGGGAGCTGTGGGCGCAGCCCTAACGGCAGCTACATGTCCTGTGCCCCTAA AGATGCCATGTGTGGACAGCTCCAGTGCCAGGGGGGTCAGGCCCAGCCTCTGCTGGGCTCAGCCCGGGATCTGCACTGGGAGGTGCTAGAAGCCAACGGGACCCAGCCAAGGCTGAACTGCAGCTGGGTCCACCTGGACCTGGGTGACGATGtggcccagcccctcctggcGCTGCCCGGCACAGCCTGTGGTCCTGACCTG GTATGCATTGACCATCAGTGCCAGCCTGTGGACGTCCTGCGTGCCCAGGAATGTCGAAGCAAATGTCACGGGCACGGG GTCTGTGACAGCAAAGGACATTGCCACTGTGAGGAGGGCTGGGCGCCCCCTGACTGCACCAGCCATGTCAGAG CAACCAGCTCCCTGACCACAGGGCTGCCCCTCAGCCTCCTGTTGGTGGTAGTCCTGGTACTGCTTGGTGCCAGCTACTGGCACCGTGCTCGCCTGCGTCAACGACTCTGTCAACTCAAAGGGCCCAGCTGCCAATACAG AGCGGCCCAGTCCGGTCCCTCAGAATGCCCAGGACCCCCACAGAGGGTCCTGCTGATGCCAGGGGCCAAG GCTGGTATTCTTGGCTTCCCAGCACCCCCCTCCAGACCGCTGCCTCCTGACCCTGTGCCCAAGAGACTCCAG GGGCCTGCCAAGCCCCCTCCCCCGAGGAAGCCACTGCCTGCCAACCCCCAGGGCCGGGGCCCTTCGGGTGACCTGCCTGGCCCAGGAGCTGGAATCCCGCCTCTAGTGGTACCGTCCAG GCCTGCGCCGCCGCCCCCAGCAGCGTCCTCCTCGCTCTACCTCTGA
- the ADAM15 gene encoding disintegrin and metalloproteinase domain-containing protein 15 isoform X15 encodes MRLALLWALGLLGAGSPLTSRPLADIVPACNAGVLQAEKGGPVATSCAQCCFGCHLSQHPLGGPGGPAGGTEDEHARPERALGGPSEPQILRDHPMLSLAEMLQTNLPEAFRIKLELDGDSHILELLQNRDQVPGRPWLMRYQPDGIRVVSEGHTLENCCYQGRVQGHASSWVSVCTCSGLRGLVILSPERSYMLDLGPGDLQAPPNISRIQDLFLPGHTCALSRHASGPTQAPLEQPPGQHHSCTRRRRDVVAETKIIELVIVADHSETQRYPDSQQLLNRMLKVTFLLDTFFRPLNVRVVLVGLEAWTQHDLVEISQDPGLTLDNFLHWRRVDLLPRLPHDSAQLVTATSFSGPTVGMAVQNSICSPDFSGGVNMDHSTSVLGVASSIAHELGHSLGLDHDLPGNSCPCPGPAPAKSCIMEASTDFLPGLNFSNCSRQALEKALLDGMGSCLFERLPSLPSMATVCGNMFVEPGEQCDCGFPDDCTDPCCDYFTCQLRPGAQCASNGLCCQNCQLRPAGWQCRPARGDCDLPEFCPGDSSHCPPDVSLGDGEPCAGGQAVCVQGRCASYAQQCQALWGPGAQPTAPLCLIAANTRGDAFGSCGRSPNGSYMSCAPKDAMCGQLQCQGGQAQPLLGSARDLHWEVLEANGTQPRLNCSWVHLDLGDDVAQPLLALPGTACGPDLVCIDHQCQPVDVLRAQECRSKCHGHGVCDSKGHCHCEEGWAPPDCTSHVRATSSLTTGLPLSLLLVVVLVLLGASYWHRARLRQRLCQLKGPSCQYRAAQSGPSECPGPPQRVLLMPGAKHPPPDRCLLTLCPRDSRGLPSPLPRGSHCLPTPRAGALRVTCLAQELESRL; translated from the exons ATGCGGCTGGCGCTGCTCtgggccctggggctcctgggcgCGGGCAGCCCTCTGACCTCACGGCCCCTCGCAGATATCG TCCCAGCATGCAATGCAGGAGTCCTTCAAGCAGAGAAGGGGGGGCCTGTGGCCACCAGCTGTGCCCAATGCTGCTTCGGCTGCCACCTCTCTCAGCACCCTCTCGGGGGTCCTGGGGGCCCTGCAGGTGGCACTGAGGACGAGCATGCAAGGCCAGAGAGGGCCCTGGGTGGACCCTCGGAGCCCCAGATCCTTCGGGACCACCCCATGCTCAGCCTAGCAGAGATGCTTCAG ACCAATCTTCCTGAGGCCTTTCGGATCAAATTAGAATTGGATGGTGACAGTCATATTCTGGAGCTGCTACAGAACAG GGACCAAGTCCCAGGCCGCCCATGGCTGATGCGGTACCAGCCTGATGGCATCCGTGTGGTCAGTGAGGGACACACTCTG GAGAACTGCTGCTACCAGGGAAGGGTGCAGGGCCACGCGAGCTCCTGGGTCTCTGTCTGCACCTGCTCGGGGCTCAG GGGTTTGGTGATCCTGTCCCCAGAGAGAAGTTATATGTTAGACCTTGGGCCTGGGGACCTGCAGGCCCCCCCAAACATCTCCCGGATCCAGGACCTCTTCCTGCCAGGCCACACCTGTGCCCTGAGCCGGCATGCATCTGggcccactcaggctcccctggaGCAGCCCCCGGGACAGCACCACAGCTGCACTCGG CGGCGGCGGGACGTGGTGGCAGAGACCAAGATTATTGAGCTGGTGATAGTGGCCGATCACTCTGAG ACGCAGAGGTACCCGGACTCCCAGCAGCTGCTGAACCGCATGCTGAAAGTGACCTTCCTCTTGGACACA TTCTTCCGGCCCCTGAATGTCCGGGTGGTGTTAGTGGGCCTGGAGGCCTGGACCCAGCACGACCTGGTGGAGATAAGCCAGGACCCAGGCCTCACACTGGACAATTTCCTCCACTGGCGCCGGGTGGACTTGCTGCCTCGACTGCCCCATGACAGTGCCCAGCTGGTGAC TGCTACTTCATTCTCTGGGCCCACAGTGGGCATGGCCGTTCAGAACTCCATCTGTTCTCCTGACTTCTCAGGAGGGGTGAATATG GACCACTCCACCAGTGTCCTGGGAGTTGCATCCTCAATAGCTCACGAGTTGGGCCACAGCCTGGGCCTGGACCACGACTTGCCCGGGAACAGCTGCCCTTGCCCTGGGCCGGCCCCTGCCAAGAGCTGCATCATGGAAGCTTCCACAGA CTTCCTGCCGGGCCTGAACTTCAGCAACTGCAGCCGGCAGGCCCTGGAGAAAGCCCTCCTGGATGGGATGGGCAGCTGCCTCTTTGAACGGCTTCCCAGCCTGCCCTCTATGGCCACTGTGTGCGGGAATATGTTTGTGGAGCCTGGAGAACAGTGTGATTGTGGCTTCCCGGAC GACTGCACTGACCCCTGCTGTGACTACTTCACCTGCCAGCTGAGGCCAGGGGCACAGTGTGCATCTAATGGGCTCTGCTGTCAAAACTGCCAG CTGCGCCCGGCTGGCTGGCAGTGCCGTCCTGCCCGAGGGGACTGCGACTTACCCGAGTTCTGTCCAGGAGACAGCTCCCATTGCCCTCCTGATGTCAGCCTGGGTGACGGCGAGCCATGTGCAGGGGGACAGGCTGTGTGTGTACAAGGGCGCTGTGCTTCCTACGCCCAGCAGTGCCAGGCTCTCTGGGGACCAGGAGCCCAGCCCACTGCACCACTTTGCCTCATTGCTGCCAATACTCGAGGGGATGCATTTGGGAGCTGTGGGCGCAGCCCTAACGGCAGCTACATGTCCTGTGCCCCTAA AGATGCCATGTGTGGACAGCTCCAGTGCCAGGGGGGTCAGGCCCAGCCTCTGCTGGGCTCAGCCCGGGATCTGCACTGGGAGGTGCTAGAAGCCAACGGGACCCAGCCAAGGCTGAACTGCAGCTGGGTCCACCTGGACCTGGGTGACGATGtggcccagcccctcctggcGCTGCCCGGCACAGCCTGTGGTCCTGACCTG GTATGCATTGACCATCAGTGCCAGCCTGTGGACGTCCTGCGTGCCCAGGAATGTCGAAGCAAATGTCACGGGCACGGG GTCTGTGACAGCAAAGGACATTGCCACTGTGAGGAGGGCTGGGCGCCCCCTGACTGCACCAGCCATGTCAGAG CAACCAGCTCCCTGACCACAGGGCTGCCCCTCAGCCTCCTGTTGGTGGTAGTCCTGGTACTGCTTGGTGCCAGCTACTGGCACCGTGCTCGCCTGCGTCAACGACTCTGTCAACTCAAAGGGCCCAGCTGCCAATACAG AGCGGCCCAGTCCGGTCCCTCAGAATGCCCAGGACCCCCACAGAGGGTCCTGCTGATGCCAGGGGCCAAG CACCCCCCTCCAGACCGCTGCCTCCTGACCCTGTGCCCAAGAGACTCCAG GGGCCTGCCAAGCCCCCTCCCCCGAGGAAGCCACTGCCTGCCAACCCCCAGGGCCGGGGCCCTTCGGGTGACCTGCCTGGCCCAGGAGCTGGAATCCCGCCTCTAG
- the ADAM15 gene encoding disintegrin and metalloproteinase domain-containing protein 15 isoform X9, translating to MRLALLWALGLLGAGSPLTSRPLADIVPACNAGVLQAEKGGPVATSCAQCCFGCHLSQHPLGGPGGPAGGTEDEHARPERALGGPSEPQILRDHPMLSLAEMLQTNLPEAFRIKLELDGDSHILELLQNRDQVPGRPWLMRYQPDGIRVVSEGHTLENCCYQGRVQGHASSWVSVCTCSGLRGLVILSPERSYMLDLGPGDLQAPPNISRIQDLFLPGHTCALSRHASGPTQAPLEQPPGQHHSCTRRRRDVVAETKIIELVIVADHSETQRYPDSQQLLNRMLKVTFLLDTFFRPLNVRVVLVGLEAWTQHDLVEISQDPGLTLDNFLHWRRVDLLPRLPHDSAQLVTATSFSGPTVGMAVQNSICSPDFSGGVNMDHSTSVLGVASSIAHELGHSLGLDHDLPGNSCPCPGPAPAKSCIMEASTDFLPGLNFSNCSRQALEKALLDGMGSCLFERLPSLPSMATVCGNMFVEPGEQCDCGFPDDCTDPCCDYFTCQLRPGAQCASNGLCCQNCQLRPAGWQCRPARGDCDLPEFCPGDSSHCPPDVSLGDGEPCAGGQAVCVQGRCASYAQQCQALWGPGAQPTAPLCLIAANTRGDAFGSCGRSPNGSYMSCAPKDAMCGQLQCQGGQAQPLLGSARDLHWEVLEANGTQPRLNCSWVHLDLGDDVAQPLLALPGTACGPDLVCIDHQCQPVDVLRAQECRSKCHGHGVCDSKGHCHCEEGWAPPDCTSHVRATSSLTTGLPLSLLLVVVLVLLGASYWHRARLRQRLCQLKGPSCQYRAAQSGPSECPGPPQRVLLMPGAKVCVETKVTSGADPTSWGPPATGVGNMTSPPKPASCFLSHPQGPAKPPPPRKPLPANPQGRGPSGDLPGPGAGIPPLVVPSRPAPPPPAASSSLYL from the exons ATGCGGCTGGCGCTGCTCtgggccctggggctcctgggcgCGGGCAGCCCTCTGACCTCACGGCCCCTCGCAGATATCG TCCCAGCATGCAATGCAGGAGTCCTTCAAGCAGAGAAGGGGGGGCCTGTGGCCACCAGCTGTGCCCAATGCTGCTTCGGCTGCCACCTCTCTCAGCACCCTCTCGGGGGTCCTGGGGGCCCTGCAGGTGGCACTGAGGACGAGCATGCAAGGCCAGAGAGGGCCCTGGGTGGACCCTCGGAGCCCCAGATCCTTCGGGACCACCCCATGCTCAGCCTAGCAGAGATGCTTCAG ACCAATCTTCCTGAGGCCTTTCGGATCAAATTAGAATTGGATGGTGACAGTCATATTCTGGAGCTGCTACAGAACAG GGACCAAGTCCCAGGCCGCCCATGGCTGATGCGGTACCAGCCTGATGGCATCCGTGTGGTCAGTGAGGGACACACTCTG GAGAACTGCTGCTACCAGGGAAGGGTGCAGGGCCACGCGAGCTCCTGGGTCTCTGTCTGCACCTGCTCGGGGCTCAG GGGTTTGGTGATCCTGTCCCCAGAGAGAAGTTATATGTTAGACCTTGGGCCTGGGGACCTGCAGGCCCCCCCAAACATCTCCCGGATCCAGGACCTCTTCCTGCCAGGCCACACCTGTGCCCTGAGCCGGCATGCATCTGggcccactcaggctcccctggaGCAGCCCCCGGGACAGCACCACAGCTGCACTCGG CGGCGGCGGGACGTGGTGGCAGAGACCAAGATTATTGAGCTGGTGATAGTGGCCGATCACTCTGAG ACGCAGAGGTACCCGGACTCCCAGCAGCTGCTGAACCGCATGCTGAAAGTGACCTTCCTCTTGGACACA TTCTTCCGGCCCCTGAATGTCCGGGTGGTGTTAGTGGGCCTGGAGGCCTGGACCCAGCACGACCTGGTGGAGATAAGCCAGGACCCAGGCCTCACACTGGACAATTTCCTCCACTGGCGCCGGGTGGACTTGCTGCCTCGACTGCCCCATGACAGTGCCCAGCTGGTGAC TGCTACTTCATTCTCTGGGCCCACAGTGGGCATGGCCGTTCAGAACTCCATCTGTTCTCCTGACTTCTCAGGAGGGGTGAATATG GACCACTCCACCAGTGTCCTGGGAGTTGCATCCTCAATAGCTCACGAGTTGGGCCACAGCCTGGGCCTGGACCACGACTTGCCCGGGAACAGCTGCCCTTGCCCTGGGCCGGCCCCTGCCAAGAGCTGCATCATGGAAGCTTCCACAGA CTTCCTGCCGGGCCTGAACTTCAGCAACTGCAGCCGGCAGGCCCTGGAGAAAGCCCTCCTGGATGGGATGGGCAGCTGCCTCTTTGAACGGCTTCCCAGCCTGCCCTCTATGGCCACTGTGTGCGGGAATATGTTTGTGGAGCCTGGAGAACAGTGTGATTGTGGCTTCCCGGAC GACTGCACTGACCCCTGCTGTGACTACTTCACCTGCCAGCTGAGGCCAGGGGCACAGTGTGCATCTAATGGGCTCTGCTGTCAAAACTGCCAG CTGCGCCCGGCTGGCTGGCAGTGCCGTCCTGCCCGAGGGGACTGCGACTTACCCGAGTTCTGTCCAGGAGACAGCTCCCATTGCCCTCCTGATGTCAGCCTGGGTGACGGCGAGCCATGTGCAGGGGGACAGGCTGTGTGTGTACAAGGGCGCTGTGCTTCCTACGCCCAGCAGTGCCAGGCTCTCTGGGGACCAGGAGCCCAGCCCACTGCACCACTTTGCCTCATTGCTGCCAATACTCGAGGGGATGCATTTGGGAGCTGTGGGCGCAGCCCTAACGGCAGCTACATGTCCTGTGCCCCTAA AGATGCCATGTGTGGACAGCTCCAGTGCCAGGGGGGTCAGGCCCAGCCTCTGCTGGGCTCAGCCCGGGATCTGCACTGGGAGGTGCTAGAAGCCAACGGGACCCAGCCAAGGCTGAACTGCAGCTGGGTCCACCTGGACCTGGGTGACGATGtggcccagcccctcctggcGCTGCCCGGCACAGCCTGTGGTCCTGACCTG GTATGCATTGACCATCAGTGCCAGCCTGTGGACGTCCTGCGTGCCCAGGAATGTCGAAGCAAATGTCACGGGCACGGG GTCTGTGACAGCAAAGGACATTGCCACTGTGAGGAGGGCTGGGCGCCCCCTGACTGCACCAGCCATGTCAGAG CAACCAGCTCCCTGACCACAGGGCTGCCCCTCAGCCTCCTGTTGGTGGTAGTCCTGGTACTGCTTGGTGCCAGCTACTGGCACCGTGCTCGCCTGCGTCAACGACTCTGTCAACTCAAAGGGCCCAGCTGCCAATACAG AGCGGCCCAGTCCGGTCCCTCAGAATGCCCAGGACCCCCACAGAGGGTCCTGCTGATGCCAGGGGCCAAG GTTTGTGTGGAAACAAAGGTGACCTCTGGAGCCGACCCCACAAGCTGGGGTCCCCCAGCAACAGGAGTGGGCAATATGACATCTCCTCCCAAGCCagcctcctgctttctctctcaccctcagGGGCCTGCCAAGCCCCCTCCCCCGAGGAAGCCACTGCCTGCCAACCCCCAGGGCCGGGGCCCTTCGGGTGACCTGCCTGGCCCAGGAGCTGGAATCCCGCCTCTAGTGGTACCGTCCAG GCCTGCGCCGCCGCCCCCAGCAGCGTCCTCCTCGCTCTACCTCTGA
- the ADAM15 gene encoding disintegrin and metalloproteinase domain-containing protein 15 isoform X12, whose translation MRLALLWALGLLGAGSPLTSRPLADIVPACNAGVLQAEKGGPVATSCAQCCFGCHLSQHPLGGPGGPAGGTEDEHARPERALGGPSEPQILRDHPMLSLAEMLQTNLPEAFRIKLELDGDSHILELLQNRDQVPGRPWLMRYQPDGIRVVSEGHTLENCCYQGRVQGHASSWVSVCTCSGLRGLVILSPERSYMLDLGPGDLQAPPNISRIQDLFLPGHTCALSRHASGPTQAPLEQPPGQHHSCTRRRRDVVAETKIIELVIVADHSETQRYPDSQQLLNRMLKVTFLLDTFFRPLNVRVVLVGLEAWTQHDLVEISQDPGLTLDNFLHWRRVDLLPRLPHDSAQLVTATSFSGPTVGMAVQNSICSPDFSGGVNMDHSTSVLGVASSIAHELGHSLGLDHDLPGNSCPCPGPAPAKSCIMEASTDFLPGLNFSNCSRQALEKALLDGMGSCLFERLPSLPSMATVCGNMFVEPGEQCDCGFPDDCTDPCCDYFTCQLRPGAQCASNGLCCQNCQLRPAGWQCRPARGDCDLPEFCPGDSSHCPPDVSLGDGEPCAGGQAVCVQGRCASYAQQCQALWGPGAQPTAPLCLIAANTRGDAFGSCGRSPNGSYMSCAPKDAMCGQLQCQGGQAQPLLGSARDLHWEVLEANGTQPRLNCSWVHLDLGDDVAQPLLALPGTACGPDLVCIDHQCQPVDVLRAQECRSKCHGHGVCDSKGHCHCEEGWAPPDCTSHVRATSSLTTGLPLSLLLVVVLVLLGASYWHRARLRQRLCQLKGPSCQYRAAQSGPSECPGPPQRVLLMPGAKAELADRPNPPTRPLPADPMVRHPKGPAKPPPPRKPLPANPQGRGPSGDLPGPGAGIPPLVVPSRPAPPPPAASSSLYL comes from the exons ATGCGGCTGGCGCTGCTCtgggccctggggctcctgggcgCGGGCAGCCCTCTGACCTCACGGCCCCTCGCAGATATCG TCCCAGCATGCAATGCAGGAGTCCTTCAAGCAGAGAAGGGGGGGCCTGTGGCCACCAGCTGTGCCCAATGCTGCTTCGGCTGCCACCTCTCTCAGCACCCTCTCGGGGGTCCTGGGGGCCCTGCAGGTGGCACTGAGGACGAGCATGCAAGGCCAGAGAGGGCCCTGGGTGGACCCTCGGAGCCCCAGATCCTTCGGGACCACCCCATGCTCAGCCTAGCAGAGATGCTTCAG ACCAATCTTCCTGAGGCCTTTCGGATCAAATTAGAATTGGATGGTGACAGTCATATTCTGGAGCTGCTACAGAACAG GGACCAAGTCCCAGGCCGCCCATGGCTGATGCGGTACCAGCCTGATGGCATCCGTGTGGTCAGTGAGGGACACACTCTG GAGAACTGCTGCTACCAGGGAAGGGTGCAGGGCCACGCGAGCTCCTGGGTCTCTGTCTGCACCTGCTCGGGGCTCAG GGGTTTGGTGATCCTGTCCCCAGAGAGAAGTTATATGTTAGACCTTGGGCCTGGGGACCTGCAGGCCCCCCCAAACATCTCCCGGATCCAGGACCTCTTCCTGCCAGGCCACACCTGTGCCCTGAGCCGGCATGCATCTGggcccactcaggctcccctggaGCAGCCCCCGGGACAGCACCACAGCTGCACTCGG CGGCGGCGGGACGTGGTGGCAGAGACCAAGATTATTGAGCTGGTGATAGTGGCCGATCACTCTGAG ACGCAGAGGTACCCGGACTCCCAGCAGCTGCTGAACCGCATGCTGAAAGTGACCTTCCTCTTGGACACA TTCTTCCGGCCCCTGAATGTCCGGGTGGTGTTAGTGGGCCTGGAGGCCTGGACCCAGCACGACCTGGTGGAGATAAGCCAGGACCCAGGCCTCACACTGGACAATTTCCTCCACTGGCGCCGGGTGGACTTGCTGCCTCGACTGCCCCATGACAGTGCCCAGCTGGTGAC TGCTACTTCATTCTCTGGGCCCACAGTGGGCATGGCCGTTCAGAACTCCATCTGTTCTCCTGACTTCTCAGGAGGGGTGAATATG GACCACTCCACCAGTGTCCTGGGAGTTGCATCCTCAATAGCTCACGAGTTGGGCCACAGCCTGGGCCTGGACCACGACTTGCCCGGGAACAGCTGCCCTTGCCCTGGGCCGGCCCCTGCCAAGAGCTGCATCATGGAAGCTTCCACAGA CTTCCTGCCGGGCCTGAACTTCAGCAACTGCAGCCGGCAGGCCCTGGAGAAAGCCCTCCTGGATGGGATGGGCAGCTGCCTCTTTGAACGGCTTCCCAGCCTGCCCTCTATGGCCACTGTGTGCGGGAATATGTTTGTGGAGCCTGGAGAACAGTGTGATTGTGGCTTCCCGGAC GACTGCACTGACCCCTGCTGTGACTACTTCACCTGCCAGCTGAGGCCAGGGGCACAGTGTGCATCTAATGGGCTCTGCTGTCAAAACTGCCAG CTGCGCCCGGCTGGCTGGCAGTGCCGTCCTGCCCGAGGGGACTGCGACTTACCCGAGTTCTGTCCAGGAGACAGCTCCCATTGCCCTCCTGATGTCAGCCTGGGTGACGGCGAGCCATGTGCAGGGGGACAGGCTGTGTGTGTACAAGGGCGCTGTGCTTCCTACGCCCAGCAGTGCCAGGCTCTCTGGGGACCAGGAGCCCAGCCCACTGCACCACTTTGCCTCATTGCTGCCAATACTCGAGGGGATGCATTTGGGAGCTGTGGGCGCAGCCCTAACGGCAGCTACATGTCCTGTGCCCCTAA AGATGCCATGTGTGGACAGCTCCAGTGCCAGGGGGGTCAGGCCCAGCCTCTGCTGGGCTCAGCCCGGGATCTGCACTGGGAGGTGCTAGAAGCCAACGGGACCCAGCCAAGGCTGAACTGCAGCTGGGTCCACCTGGACCTGGGTGACGATGtggcccagcccctcctggcGCTGCCCGGCACAGCCTGTGGTCCTGACCTG GTATGCATTGACCATCAGTGCCAGCCTGTGGACGTCCTGCGTGCCCAGGAATGTCGAAGCAAATGTCACGGGCACGGG GTCTGTGACAGCAAAGGACATTGCCACTGTGAGGAGGGCTGGGCGCCCCCTGACTGCACCAGCCATGTCAGAG CAACCAGCTCCCTGACCACAGGGCTGCCCCTCAGCCTCCTGTTGGTGGTAGTCCTGGTACTGCTTGGTGCCAGCTACTGGCACCGTGCTCGCCTGCGTCAACGACTCTGTCAACTCAAAGGGCCCAGCTGCCAATACAG AGCGGCCCAGTCCGGTCCCTCAGAATGCCCAGGACCCCCACAGAGGGTCCTGCTGATGCCAGGGGCCAAG GCTGAGCTGGCTGACCGGCCCAATCCCCCCACCCGCCCTCTGCCCGCTGACCCGATGGTGAGGCACCCGAAG GGGCCTGCCAAGCCCCCTCCCCCGAGGAAGCCACTGCCTGCCAACCCCCAGGGCCGGGGCCCTTCGGGTGACCTGCCTGGCCCAGGAGCTGGAATCCCGCCTCTAGTGGTACCGTCCAG GCCTGCGCCGCCGCCCCCAGCAGCGTCCTCCTCGCTCTACCTCTGA